The following coding sequences are from one Rhipicephalus microplus isolate Deutch F79 chromosome 3, USDA_Rmic, whole genome shotgun sequence window:
- the LOC119187175 gene encoding putative palmitoyltransferase ZDHHC24 isoform X1, with translation MAARKSIIPGGFRDRVLFLLMMCGIPVIVFFNFCFVAPRYHDTFNKFMWMHTAAAAFITFNIYANLFKLLQTDTSAHHVADDVLLPGWRYCPVCAMNVPPRSHHCSVCKECILKHDHHCMFTGRCIGYYNQRYFVVALFYMTAGLLYSLWYKCPYVLEMLGGLNLVTLLHMVAPHFGLLLGLVDGWLFVCTLLNLVELVVFFLCAYLLAVELICVARNQTTYEKSHGIRTYRRGLGRNLKEALGATWFLVWLSPWVHSPVPGDFDGHAVCVEKKDL, from the exons ATGGCCGCGCGTAAAAGTATCATACCTGGAGGCTTCCGTGACCGTGTGTTGTTTCTGCTCATGATGTGCGGCATTCCCGTCATCGTGTTTTTCAACTTTTGCTTCGTCGCACCCAG GTACCACGACACGTTCAACAAGTTCATGTGGATGCAcactgctgcggctgcatttatCACGTTCAACATATACGCCAACCTGTTCAAGCTCCTGCAGACTGACACCAGTGCGCACCACGTAGCGGACGACGTACTGTTGCCTGGCTGGCGTTACTGTCCGGTGTGCGCGATGAATGTGCCGCCCCGCTCGCATCACTGCAGCGTGTGCAAAGAGTGCATACTCAAACACGACCACCACTGCATGTTCACTGGCCGCTGCATTGGCTACTACAACCAGCGATACTTCGTGGTCGCTCTCTTCTACATGACGGCCG GCCTCTTGTACAGCCTCTGGTACAAGTGTCCCTATGTGCTTGAAATGCTTGGCGGCCTCAACCTGGTGACTTTGTTACACATGGTGGCACCCCATTTCGGCCTTCTGCTTGGTCTTGTCGATGGTTGGCTGTTCGTGTGCACTCTGCTGAACCTTGTGGAGTTGGTGGTGTTCTTCTTGTGTGCTTACCTGCTGGCAGTGGAGCTCATCTGTGTGGCCAGAAACCAAACCACCTATGAAAAGAGCCACGGCATCCGCACCTACCGCCGAGGTCTTGGAAGGAACCTGAAAGAGGCGCTGGGTGCCACATGGTTCCTTGTCTGGCTGTCGCCTTGGGTGCATTCCCCAGTTCCTGGAGACTTTGATGGTCATGCGGTGTGTGTGGAAAAAAAAGATCTGTGA
- the LOC119187175 gene encoding putative palmitoyltransferase ZDHHC24 isoform X2, with amino-acid sequence MWMHTAAAAFITFNIYANLFKLLQTDTSAHHVADDVLLPGWRYCPVCAMNVPPRSHHCSVCKECILKHDHHCMFTGRCIGYYNQRYFVVALFYMTAGLLYSLWYKCPYVLEMLGGLNLVTLLHMVAPHFGLLLGLVDGWLFVCTLLNLVELVVFFLCAYLLAVELICVARNQTTYEKSHGIRTYRRGLGRNLKEALGATWFLVWLSPWVHSPVPGDFDGHAVCVEKKDL; translated from the exons ATGTGGATGCAcactgctgcggctgcatttatCACGTTCAACATATACGCCAACCTGTTCAAGCTCCTGCAGACTGACACCAGTGCGCACCACGTAGCGGACGACGTACTGTTGCCTGGCTGGCGTTACTGTCCGGTGTGCGCGATGAATGTGCCGCCCCGCTCGCATCACTGCAGCGTGTGCAAAGAGTGCATACTCAAACACGACCACCACTGCATGTTCACTGGCCGCTGCATTGGCTACTACAACCAGCGATACTTCGTGGTCGCTCTCTTCTACATGACGGCCG GCCTCTTGTACAGCCTCTGGTACAAGTGTCCCTATGTGCTTGAAATGCTTGGCGGCCTCAACCTGGTGACTTTGTTACACATGGTGGCACCCCATTTCGGCCTTCTGCTTGGTCTTGTCGATGGTTGGCTGTTCGTGTGCACTCTGCTGAACCTTGTGGAGTTGGTGGTGTTCTTCTTGTGTGCTTACCTGCTGGCAGTGGAGCTCATCTGTGTGGCCAGAAACCAAACCACCTATGAAAAGAGCCACGGCATCCGCACCTACCGCCGAGGTCTTGGAAGGAACCTGAAAGAGGCGCTGGGTGCCACATGGTTCCTTGTCTGGCTGTCGCCTTGGGTGCATTCCCCAGTTCCTGGAGACTTTGATGGTCATGCGGTGTGTGTGGAAAAAAAAGATCTGTGA